One window of the Pedobacter ginsengisoli genome contains the following:
- a CDS encoding GDSL-type esterase/lipase family protein, giving the protein MKINIIKFYSFICFTLIGFAAFSQGRMPACGTHAQFYNRDSINIVTFGASTVEGVPAPLGFQKHLKSFIENCYANKPVNIANNGIAGQTTTQGLLRFDAAIAGRTGLVMILMGANDATLIAEGKARVSTTLANMRTMIEKAKSKNLDVILGTLQYFRDIPGYPDPTKLVHRRNRAIDLINKGYKELAKEMRIEIADIGAVFSKNKQLYSDDVHPNAKGYYVMALVWFDALNQNIIANHLASHIVQNYPNPANSFTKLGFTLNTAGRVRVTLYNMAGQRVGVVFDDFRNAGYQEEQISTVQYPTGIYILNYELPNSRFSKKMVISH; this is encoded by the coding sequence GTGAAGATTAATATAATAAAGTTTTATAGTTTTATTTGCTTTACCTTGATTGGTTTTGCCGCATTTTCGCAAGGCAGAATGCCGGCATGTGGTACTCATGCGCAGTTTTATAATAGAGATAGTATAAACATAGTTACGTTTGGCGCCAGTACTGTTGAGGGAGTTCCTGCTCCATTAGGCTTCCAAAAGCATCTTAAATCATTTATTGAGAACTGTTATGCAAATAAGCCTGTTAACATTGCCAATAATGGTATTGCAGGCCAAACCACTACACAGGGACTATTAAGATTTGATGCTGCAATAGCCGGAAGAACCGGCCTTGTGATGATATTGATGGGAGCTAATGATGCGACACTTATAGCCGAGGGTAAGGCAAGGGTAAGTACAACTCTGGCAAATATGAGAACAATGATTGAGAAGGCTAAGAGTAAAAATCTGGATGTAATTTTAGGTACCCTACAATATTTTAGAGATATCCCTGGTTACCCGGATCCAACCAAGCTTGTTCACCGTAGAAATAGAGCAATAGATCTAATTAATAAAGGTTATAAGGAACTGGCGAAAGAAATGAGGATTGAAATAGCTGATATTGGTGCTGTTTTTAGTAAGAATAAACAACTGTATTCTGATGATGTACATCCAAATGCAAAAGGATATTATGTAATGGCTTTGGTTTGGTTTGATGCACTTAATCAAAATATAATTGCTAATCATTTGGCCAGCCATATTGTACAAAATTATCCTAATCCGGCAAATTCATTTACCAAGCTTGGATTTACATTAAATACTGCGGGAAGGGTTAGGGTTACTTTGTACAATATGGCTGGGCAAAGGGTTGGTGTTGTATTTGATGATTTTAGAAATGCCGGTTATCAGGAAGAACAGATCTCGACAGTACAGTACCCCACTGGTATTTATATCCTCAACTATGAGTTGCCCAATTCCAGATTCTCAAAAAAAATGGTGATATCCCATTAA
- a CDS encoding acyltransferase family protein: MDKKREEKTVKKNFDFVDTIRCISMMGIVFEHSAAIQSGIYSSTFDTAVESSLIQSFKFSTIAFFLIGGFLINHKFQEYSTKQYLKNRFKSTIRPWLFWLLVYVALMMIDRYVSYLRGGDDAVVTNFLGTTWNHFVFGLCYTSSWFVLNFLLCICILLIFKKYLYNWWFGVVLGIVSLVYSLNLYHNWFVTNHSMALFGFIFYLWLGVILNRYFDRVMNYINRISWPIMILTVVVLFVLAILESFELLSLGSKDAYNTLRVSNIIYSFGMFALLLKIGNIEVLQKKMEPRQTTFGIYLVHYVLVVRLLPLIFQPMKLDYLNYSVWVNSGIHISRFLIVYGLSFFLVKLIRLTRAKWIVGG; this comes from the coding sequence ATGGATAAAAAAAGAGAAGAAAAAACAGTAAAGAAAAATTTTGATTTTGTAGATACAATCAGGTGCATTTCAATGATGGGTATTGTTTTTGAACACTCTGCTGCAATTCAATCCGGAATTTATAGTTCAACATTTGATACTGCTGTTGAAAGCTCTTTAATTCAGTCGTTTAAGTTTAGTACAATTGCCTTTTTTCTTATAGGAGGCTTTCTTATTAATCATAAGTTTCAGGAATACAGCACAAAACAATATTTAAAGAACAGGTTTAAAAGCACAATAAGGCCCTGGTTATTTTGGCTGTTGGTATATGTAGCCTTGATGATGATTGATAGGTATGTTTCTTATTTAAGGGGTGGTGACGACGCTGTTGTAACGAATTTTTTAGGGACTACCTGGAATCATTTCGTTTTTGGTTTGTGCTATACGTCCAGTTGGTTTGTGCTAAACTTTTTACTCTGTATTTGTATACTCCTTATTTTTAAGAAGTATCTATACAATTGGTGGTTTGGAGTTGTTTTGGGGATTGTTTCTTTGGTTTATAGCCTTAATTTATATCACAATTGGTTCGTAACGAATCATTCAATGGCGCTGTTTGGCTTTATTTTCTATTTATGGCTTGGTGTTATTCTTAATAGATATTTTGATAGAGTAATGAACTATATAAATCGTATTTCCTGGCCTATAATGATATTAACTGTAGTTGTTCTTTTTGTGCTTGCGATTTTAGAATCCTTTGAATTGCTGAGTCTGGGGTCTAAGGATGCTTACAATACACTTCGGGTAAGTAATATAATTTACTCTTTCGGAATGTTTGCTTTATTGTTGAAGATAGGGAATATTGAGGTTCTTCAGAAAAAGATGGAACCAAGACAAACTACATTTGGTATATACCTGGTGCATTATGTTTTAGTGGTAAGACTTTTACCTTTGATCTTTCAACCGATGAAATTGGATTATTTAAATTATTCGGTATGGGTAAATAGTGGTATTCACATTTCGCGATTTTTAATCGTATATGGCTTGAGTTTTTTTCTTGTAAAATTGATTAGACTAACTCGGGCTAAATGGATTGTTGGTGGTTAA
- a CDS encoding alpha-1,2-fucosyltransferase, producing MKIIRFLGGLGNQMFQYTLYKSLQNKFPNTKADLQGYNDYPLHNGFELDKIFDLKVNTVSPFTSNLYYNKKWIYRKLRRLLGLKNAYTEEKTLFSFDESILNNPKTAYYWGYWQNFKYFENIASEVKNDFKFTSPLSKENQEILDQIKLKNSVSIHIRRGDYLKDPLLGGLCGPEYYKQAISHIQANLTSPSFFIFSDDIQWCTENLTLDDCTLISWNKGSASYIDMQLMSACKHNIIANSSFSWWAAWLNSNPNKTVIGPKKWVNHDDPNVYMSFPQTWISL from the coding sequence ATGAAAATTATTAGATTTCTAGGTGGTTTAGGCAACCAAATGTTTCAATACACCTTGTACAAGTCATTGCAAAATAAATTCCCAAATACTAAAGCAGATTTGCAAGGTTATAATGATTATCCGCTACATAATGGGTTTGAATTGGATAAAATCTTTGATCTAAAAGTAAACACGGTCTCACCATTCACAAGTAACTTATATTACAATAAAAAGTGGATTTATAGAAAGCTTAGAAGATTGCTTGGCCTAAAGAATGCTTATACGGAAGAAAAAACACTGTTCTCATTTGACGAGTCAATCTTAAATAATCCAAAAACAGCCTACTATTGGGGTTATTGGCAAAATTTTAAATATTTTGAGAATATTGCCAGTGAAGTAAAAAACGATTTCAAATTCACATCTCCACTTTCAAAAGAGAACCAGGAAATTCTAGATCAGATAAAACTTAAAAATAGCGTTTCCATTCACATAAGAAGAGGAGACTACCTTAAAGATCCACTTCTTGGTGGCTTATGTGGCCCTGAGTATTATAAACAGGCAATCAGCCATATCCAAGCCAATTTAACTTCTCCTAGTTTCTTCATTTTTTCAGACGACATCCAATGGTGCACAGAAAATTTAACCCTTGATGATTGCACCCTGATCTCTTGGAACAAAGGGTCGGCCAGTTATATTGATATGCAACTAATGAGCGCCTGCAAGCATAATATTATTGCCAACAGTAGTTTTAGCTGGTGGGCGGCCTGGCTTAATTCTAATCCAAATAAAACGGTTATAGGCCCTAAAAAGTGGGTAAACCATGATGATCCGAATGTCTATATGTCATTTCCACAAACCTGGATTAGCTTGTAG
- a CDS encoding glycosyltransferase family 2 protein, whose translation MNPKITVFMAAYNAASYIQESIQSILDQTFENFELLIVNDGSTDETVVVINSFKDSRIRLIHNDKNRGLTYTRNVVLNEAKGEYIAILDSDDVAITNRLELQYNFFQEHPEYALCGGHGSVIDEASKPVVDNRFTVPIGPDKIKMTLLFQNTFINSTVMYKTTVLKELNGYNDYAPAEDYELFIRLSDKYPVANLDTILVKYRIHGSNTSILQSETGRLKVRSIKEKQLTNLQIKADKKIIDAFFSILEWNYRANFADYLSLFTKLKAANKDLHKYPEIPFEKMLFNYWFEIIYTKKAKMNALPLLLNKNIFKWSYVNFRQLRKAFKLSIKGIGQLST comes from the coding sequence ATGAATCCAAAAATAACCGTTTTTATGGCTGCTTACAACGCAGCAAGTTATATCCAAGAGTCAATTCAAAGTATTTTAGATCAAACTTTTGAAAACTTTGAATTGCTGATCGTAAATGATGGTTCTACAGACGAAACAGTTGTGGTCATAAATAGTTTTAAAGATTCCAGAATCAGGTTAATTCACAACGATAAAAACCGGGGCTTAACCTATACTAGAAATGTCGTTTTAAATGAAGCAAAGGGAGAGTACATTGCAATATTAGATAGCGATGATGTTGCTATCACTAATCGTCTGGAACTTCAATACAACTTTTTTCAAGAACATCCTGAATACGCATTATGTGGTGGCCATGGCTCTGTTATCGACGAAGCAAGCAAACCGGTAGTTGATAACAGATTTACTGTTCCTATTGGCCCCGATAAAATAAAAATGACGCTTCTTTTTCAAAATACATTTATCAATTCTACAGTAATGTATAAAACTACTGTATTAAAAGAATTAAATGGCTATAATGATTATGCTCCAGCTGAAGATTATGAATTATTTATACGACTTTCGGACAAGTACCCTGTAGCCAACTTAGATACTATTTTGGTGAAATACAGAATACATGGGAGTAATACTTCTATCTTACAATCTGAAACTGGCAGATTAAAAGTTCGTTCCATCAAAGAGAAACAACTGACCAATCTCCAAATAAAGGCCGACAAAAAAATAATCGATGCATTTTTCAGTATATTGGAATGGAACTACAGGGCTAATTTCGCAGACTATCTTTCGTTATTCACTAAATTAAAGGCCGCTAATAAGGACTTGCATAAATATCCTGAAATCCCCTTCGAAAAGATGCTTTTTAACTACTGGTTTGAAATAATCTACACAAAAAAAGCTAAAATGAATGCACTTCCATTATTATTAAACAAGAATATTTTTAAGTGGTCTTACGTAAATTTCCGTCAGCTCAGAAAAGCATTCAAGCTTTCAATAAAAGGAATAGGCCAATTATCTACATAA
- a CDS encoding glycosyltransferase family 4 protein, with product MLKKIKRFAENITALSKYSEITTQLSKKRNIYFFFPSWSFGGAERVHVDIMNLFNDPKPLCFITDRSITNGFQKEFEAAADVIELGRWAEKKELKKHLFKKIAKAINEQKNPVVSGWCSRFMYDMIPLLAPHVQIVDIMHNFTDDDKGIEWYSIPHVPRINKRIIVGKVLIEQFKELYRLNHVPDMYLERLTVIQNKIAFDGLFPLKDYEGALQILFVARNSPEKRPNVLIRIAEICHELNLPVEFKIIGDFKAEETIVPPNSYIVGEVHNKTILNNYYKEGHLLLLTSHRESWGLVVFEGMNLGVVPISTNVGELSNYISGQKENGILVENLDQVEDLARLFITEIQRFVTNRELLSQFSKNAFNTVKQLAEECDFDEAYKRELSFVSK from the coding sequence ATGCTTAAAAAGATTAAAAGATTTGCAGAAAACATAACTGCATTATCTAAATACTCTGAGATAACAACACAACTTTCAAAGAAAAGAAATATTTACTTTTTCTTTCCTTCCTGGTCTTTTGGGGGCGCAGAGCGTGTCCATGTAGACATAATGAATCTTTTTAATGATCCCAAACCCCTCTGTTTTATCACAGACAGATCTATAACTAATGGTTTCCAAAAAGAATTTGAAGCTGCTGCTGATGTTATTGAACTAGGCCGATGGGCTGAAAAAAAAGAGCTAAAAAAACATTTGTTCAAAAAGATAGCTAAGGCAATAAATGAACAGAAAAACCCGGTAGTTTCTGGTTGGTGCAGCAGGTTTATGTATGATATGATTCCACTTTTGGCTCCTCATGTTCAAATAGTAGACATCATGCATAATTTTACTGATGACGACAAAGGAATTGAGTGGTACAGCATCCCGCATGTACCCAGAATAAACAAAAGAATAATTGTAGGAAAGGTCTTGATAGAACAATTTAAAGAGCTATACCGTCTAAATCATGTTCCAGATATGTATTTGGAAAGGCTAACAGTTATTCAAAATAAAATCGCCTTTGATGGGTTATTTCCTTTAAAAGATTACGAAGGTGCATTGCAGATTCTTTTTGTTGCCAGAAATAGCCCAGAAAAAAGACCAAATGTACTGATCAGGATTGCAGAAATCTGTCACGAGTTAAACCTTCCTGTTGAATTTAAAATCATTGGCGACTTCAAAGCAGAAGAAACTATTGTTCCACCTAATTCATACATTGTTGGAGAAGTTCACAACAAAACTATATTAAACAACTATTACAAGGAAGGGCATTTGTTGCTACTTACCTCACACCGCGAGAGCTGGGGGCTTGTTGTTTTTGAAGGGATGAACCTGGGAGTTGTACCAATATCAACCAATGTAGGTGAACTTTCAAATTACATCTCCGGTCAAAAAGAAAACGGCATATTAGTTGAGAACCTTGATCAGGTAGAAGATCTTGCCAGGCTATTTATTACAGAGATTCAGCGCTTTGTAACTAACAGAGAACTCTTAAGCCAGTTTAGTAAAAATGCTTTTAATACAGTGAAGCAACTAGCCGAAGAGTGTGATTTTGATGAAGCTTACAAAAGGGAGTTATCCTTTGTGTCCAAATAA
- a CDS encoding glycosyltransferase, whose translation MEKGITVIICTYNGASRLSETLNHLAAQSIPENLAWEIILVDNASTDGTSAIATEIWGKHNVKDASLNIINETTPGKLFAFRKGITHAKYEYFIICDDDNWLSPDYVNLAFSILDKDPKIGAAGGKAIAVTEGGAELPEWFEEAKEGYAVGEQAKNTGFDTRRDSLWGAGLASRTQLYLDTYKTFPSLLINDDNKKILTAEDTEYCLRIVLKGYKLYYDSNLSLKHYITAGRLTLDYKNNLYNNFINANSIMEDYYLALKFGPNGPLNLFNKIRLTIITPIRYIFSSGKKQSKQRKILSYLLPSVIKPDSITSQIKALMKNK comes from the coding sequence ATGGAAAAAGGAATTACCGTTATCATTTGCACATATAATGGCGCATCCAGGCTTTCTGAAACTTTAAATCATCTTGCCGCTCAGAGTATCCCAGAAAATCTAGCCTGGGAGATCATTCTCGTAGACAATGCATCAACAGACGGCACATCTGCCATTGCCACAGAAATATGGGGAAAGCATAACGTTAAAGATGCTTCCTTAAACATTATCAATGAAACTACTCCTGGCAAATTATTCGCTTTTCGGAAAGGAATAACTCATGCCAAATACGAATATTTTATAATTTGTGATGATGATAACTGGCTAAGCCCTGATTATGTGAATCTAGCATTTAGCATCCTGGATAAAGACCCAAAAATTGGAGCTGCTGGCGGAAAGGCTATTGCTGTGACAGAAGGTGGGGCTGAACTTCCTGAATGGTTTGAGGAAGCTAAAGAGGGTTATGCAGTTGGAGAACAAGCCAAAAATACTGGTTTTGACACTAGGAGAGACAGTTTATGGGGTGCAGGACTAGCATCACGAACACAACTCTATCTTGACACTTATAAAACCTTTCCCTCACTTTTAATAAACGACGACAACAAAAAAATACTAACTGCCGAGGATACAGAATATTGTTTAAGAATCGTTCTGAAAGGATATAAACTTTATTATGACTCCAATCTATCTTTAAAGCATTATATAACAGCAGGCCGACTGACACTAGATTATAAAAACAACTTATATAACAATTTTATTAATGCCAACTCAATTATGGAAGATTACTATCTGGCATTAAAATTTGGCCCTAATGGCCCACTGAATCTATTTAATAAGATAAGATTAACTATAATCACTCCCATAAGGTATATATTTTCTTCTGGCAAAAAGCAGTCAAAACAAAGAAAAATCCTTAGCTACTTACTACCATCTGTTATTAAGCCAGATTCTATTACCTCACAAATAAAAGCGCTTATGAAAAATAAATAA